The following coding sequences lie in one Burkholderia ubonensis subsp. mesacidophila genomic window:
- a CDS encoding phage integrase family protein — protein sequence MPITDDPDVLDVEFRELPAAPRRATAPATQRKARTRQARREAAAQRRIGLQHLAFFRGYLEGLDLAELADQYLEFGRDARKAAATRSWLVTSFVAAARKRQDFATARLLAIRPAVLAATPAVDVSAHATPSLEDFAAELDPDGFYTEKELLDLFAARHAGADADAGATLRRQQRNARLRARQMTALEALARLVVEDPRPEHHVLGWFDTAVALRLSDVGLTTIGKLVETINAVGYRWYRRVPRLGEIGARRITAWLAHYGDVAGLQLAAGVQTHPSDCTLPVPRLAAAGPVTAIVPLERFLLPPELDGSHGAHRNLVKNNSRAHNDREAIDFWLADYENPHTRQRYRTEAERLLLWAIFVKRKALSSLDTDDARGYINGFLVNPQPAAQWVMEGTAPRDALEWRPFRGPLSVKSRQDALSALKKFFAELVDAQYLDHSAFAKVRVFTGSTHDAAGNERRVAAKSRLQIERGLTSDAWRFAMRVLDAMPDTAAATRMRFVLGFAYSTGLRRAELCEAFTDDVQERYAGPELGTIRLLRVVGKRAKERFVPLVPAVLDLMGDYLESRGLPRDPLACPAATPLIPALLSNAEIGQIRRAAKASKTDPAPELASRMRQAGPIHPVQLYKAIKQFFATATAAALREDSPHARAFSAASPHWLRHTFVSHALANGMSLESARNFAGHDSLDTTSIYATAELGRQYREAESFLRRAGA from the coding sequence ATGCCGATCACCGACGACCCTGACGTGCTCGATGTCGAGTTTCGCGAGCTGCCGGCCGCGCCACGCCGTGCGACCGCGCCGGCGACCCAGCGCAAGGCGCGCACGCGCCAGGCTCGGCGCGAGGCGGCCGCGCAGCGCCGGATCGGCCTGCAGCACCTCGCGTTCTTCCGCGGCTATCTGGAAGGACTGGATCTCGCCGAGCTGGCCGACCAGTATCTCGAGTTCGGTCGTGACGCCCGCAAGGCTGCCGCCACACGCAGCTGGCTCGTAACCTCGTTCGTCGCCGCGGCGCGCAAACGCCAGGACTTCGCGACCGCGCGCCTCCTCGCGATCCGGCCGGCCGTGCTCGCCGCGACGCCCGCGGTCGACGTCTCGGCGCACGCCACGCCGTCGCTGGAGGACTTTGCCGCCGAGCTCGATCCGGACGGCTTCTATACCGAGAAGGAGTTGCTCGATTTGTTCGCCGCCCGGCATGCCGGCGCGGACGCCGACGCGGGCGCGACCCTGCGCCGGCAGCAGCGCAACGCCCGCCTGCGCGCCCGGCAGATGACGGCGCTCGAGGCGCTCGCGCGCCTGGTGGTCGAGGATCCGCGCCCCGAGCACCACGTGCTCGGCTGGTTCGACACCGCCGTCGCGCTGCGGCTGTCCGACGTCGGCCTTACGACGATCGGCAAGTTGGTCGAGACGATCAATGCGGTCGGCTACCGCTGGTACCGACGCGTGCCGCGTCTCGGCGAGATCGGCGCCCGCCGCATCACCGCGTGGCTGGCGCACTACGGGGACGTCGCGGGCCTGCAGCTGGCCGCCGGCGTGCAAACCCACCCGTCCGATTGCACGCTGCCGGTGCCGCGGCTCGCCGCGGCCGGCCCGGTCACCGCGATCGTGCCGCTCGAGCGCTTCTTGCTGCCGCCCGAGCTGGATGGCTCACACGGGGCGCACCGCAATCTGGTCAAGAACAACAGCCGCGCCCACAACGATCGCGAGGCGATCGATTTCTGGCTCGCCGACTACGAGAACCCGCATACGCGGCAGCGCTACCGCACCGAAGCCGAGCGACTGCTGCTGTGGGCGATCTTCGTGAAGCGCAAGGCGCTGTCGAGCCTCGATACCGACGACGCACGCGGCTATATCAACGGCTTCCTGGTCAATCCGCAACCGGCCGCCCAATGGGTGATGGAAGGCACCGCGCCGCGCGATGCCCTGGAATGGCGTCCGTTCCGCGGCCCGCTGTCGGTCAAGAGCCGTCAGGACGCGCTGTCCGCGCTGAAGAAGTTCTTCGCTGAGCTGGTCGACGCGCAGTACCTGGATCACAGCGCGTTCGCGAAGGTTCGTGTGTTCACCGGGTCGACGCATGACGCCGCCGGCAACGAGCGGCGCGTGGCCGCGAAGTCGCGTCTGCAGATCGAGCGCGGCTTGACGTCCGATGCCTGGCGCTTCGCGATGCGCGTGCTCGACGCGATGCCGGACACGGCCGCCGCGACACGCATGCGTTTCGTGCTGGGCTTTGCATACAGCACCGGCCTGCGCCGCGCCGAGCTGTGCGAGGCCTTCACGGACGACGTGCAGGAGCGCTACGCTGGCCCCGAGCTGGGGACGATCCGATTGCTGCGTGTGGTCGGCAAGCGCGCGAAGGAACGCTTCGTGCCGCTGGTGCCGGCGGTGCTGGACTTGATGGGCGACTATCTGGAATCGCGAGGCCTGCCGCGCGATCCCCTCGCCTGCCCGGCCGCGACCCCGCTGATCCCGGCGCTGCTGTCGAATGCCGAGATCGGCCAGATCCGGCGCGCGGCGAAGGCGAGCAAGACCGATCCGGCGCCCGAGCTCGCGAGCCGCATGCGGCAAGCCGGGCCGATCCATCCGGTGCAGCTCTACAAGGCGATCAAGCAGTTTTTCGCGACCGCGACCGCCGCGGCGCTGCGCGAGGACTCGCCCCATGCGCGCGCCTTCAGCGCAGCCAGTCCGCACTGGTTGCGACACACATTCGTGTCGCATGCACTCGCCAATGGCATGAGCCTCGAGAGCGCGCGAAATTTTGCGGGTCACGACTCCCTCGATACCACGTCGATCTACGCGACTGCCGAACTCGGTCGTCAGTACCGGGAAGCGGAGTCGTTCCTGCGACGCGCCGGCGCCTGA
- a CDS encoding Tn3 family transposase, protein MATLERTAYPRFPEVLSPRELQACYTPLPDELEWARRSTRGERPRLGLLALLKVFQQLHYFPPVDTIPATVVEHIRAAADIGDTVQFVYDTETSPTLFRHYAAVRAYLDVKPYYGTDANAIATRAAHTASLTMDQPVDIINATIDELIARDIELPAFSTLDRLTEQIHARAQSRLFKRVTRRLTDEQKRALDRLLARDLSSRQTAYNRIKRHAKRPSRQHLDLLINQVAWLDELGDFSLAIAGIPASKLRSLANQAMALDASALRNDSLPEKRYTLIVALLNRMRVRARDDLADMFVRRMGAIHKRASDELDAIQRKQRDQVEDLVGLLDGVADILADESDETAIARAVRKLLAPKGDLEPLRESCAAIRAFSGRNYLPLLWKHFKAHRSVMMRVVRTLEWDSTSPVRSLLNALDVVLENESLHREWIDADVDMSFAAPRWRRLVRRSHGEGSPTNRRYLELCVFSYMAEELRVGDLCVSGSDAYADYRDHLLPWRHCEQQLPDYCDKLGMPTTSSDFVRHLRQWLTDASHKLDAELPRKREHVVIDRHGEPILRKTVAKEIPASAIALQERLNARLPTRNMLDILANIEHWAHFTRHFGPLSGSDPQIRKAAERYLLTIFAMGCNLGPTQAARHLDSDVTAHMLSFVNRRHMSLDRLETAQRELIELYLRLDLPKHWGDGKTVAADGTQYDFYDNNLLAGYHFRYRKMGAVAYRHVADNYIAVFQHFIPPGVWEAIYVIEGLLKTGLSVKADTVHADTQGQSAAVFAFTYLLGINLMPRIRNWKDLVLYRPDGKTKYKHIDKLFTATIDWTLIEQHWQELMQVALSIQAGTISSPLLLRRLGSESRKNRLYLAARELGNVVRTVFLLEWIGSLELRQEVTANTNKIESYNGFSKWLSFGGDVIAENEPEEQQKRLRYNDLVASAVILQNTVDMMQALREMVANGEKVRAEDIEFLSPYPTHNIRRFGHYKLHLDRRPEAWIRDPLFGLAARTYASRS, encoded by the coding sequence ATGGCTACCCTCGAACGCACGGCGTACCCGCGCTTTCCCGAGGTTCTGTCGCCCCGGGAATTACAAGCCTGCTACACCCCACTGCCCGACGAGCTCGAATGGGCGCGCCGGTCGACACGCGGCGAGCGACCTCGACTGGGCCTGCTGGCGCTGTTGAAGGTTTTTCAGCAACTACACTATTTCCCGCCGGTCGACACCATTCCGGCCACCGTCGTCGAGCACATTCGGGCAGCCGCGGATATCGGCGACACCGTACAATTCGTCTACGACACAGAGACCTCCCCAACGCTGTTCCGGCATTACGCGGCTGTTCGCGCCTACCTGGACGTGAAGCCGTATTACGGCACGGACGCGAACGCGATTGCGACTCGGGCAGCGCACACGGCGTCGCTGACAATGGACCAGCCGGTCGACATCATCAACGCGACGATCGACGAGCTGATCGCGCGCGATATCGAACTGCCGGCGTTCTCGACGCTCGATCGGCTCACCGAGCAGATCCATGCCCGGGCGCAGTCGAGACTCTTCAAACGCGTCACGCGACGCCTGACCGATGAACAGAAACGCGCGCTCGACCGGTTGCTCGCGCGTGATCTGTCGAGCCGGCAAACTGCCTACAACCGGATCAAGCGTCATGCGAAACGCCCATCGCGCCAGCATCTGGACCTGCTGATCAACCAGGTCGCCTGGCTCGACGAGCTCGGCGATTTCTCACTGGCCATCGCCGGGATTCCAGCATCAAAGCTGCGCTCGCTCGCCAATCAGGCGATGGCGCTTGACGCGTCGGCGCTCAGGAACGACTCTCTGCCCGAGAAGCGCTATACGTTGATCGTTGCGCTGCTCAACCGCATGCGCGTGCGCGCCCGCGACGATCTCGCCGACATGTTCGTACGGCGCATGGGCGCCATCCACAAGCGCGCGAGCGACGAACTGGACGCCATTCAGCGAAAACAGCGTGATCAGGTCGAGGATCTCGTCGGCTTGCTGGACGGCGTGGCCGACATTCTCGCCGATGAATCCGACGAGACGGCCATCGCCCGAGCGGTCAGGAAGCTGCTTGCACCGAAAGGCGATCTCGAGCCGTTGCGCGAGAGCTGTGCGGCGATCCGCGCCTTCAGCGGCCGCAACTATCTGCCGCTGCTCTGGAAGCACTTCAAGGCGCACCGCTCGGTCATGATGCGTGTCGTCCGTACGCTCGAATGGGATTCGACCAGCCCGGTTCGCTCGCTGCTCAATGCACTTGATGTGGTGCTGGAGAACGAATCGTTGCATCGGGAGTGGATCGATGCGGATGTCGACATGAGCTTTGCCGCGCCGCGGTGGCGCAGGCTCGTGCGGCGCTCGCACGGCGAGGGGTCTCCGACCAATCGCCGGTATCTCGAGCTTTGTGTGTTCTCGTACATGGCCGAGGAACTACGGGTCGGTGATCTATGCGTGTCGGGCTCCGACGCGTACGCGGACTATCGCGATCACCTGTTGCCGTGGCGGCATTGCGAGCAGCAGTTGCCGGACTACTGCGACAAGCTCGGCATGCCCACGACCAGCAGTGACTTCGTGCGCCACCTGCGTCAATGGCTCACGGACGCTTCCCACAAGCTTGACGCTGAATTGCCGCGCAAGCGCGAGCACGTCGTGATCGACCGTCATGGCGAGCCGATCCTGCGCAAGACTGTCGCCAAAGAGATCCCCGCGAGCGCAATCGCCTTGCAGGAGCGGCTGAACGCCCGCCTGCCAACGCGGAATATGCTGGACATCCTCGCGAACATCGAGCACTGGGCTCATTTTACGCGGCACTTCGGGCCGTTGTCCGGGAGCGATCCGCAGATTCGCAAGGCCGCCGAGCGCTACCTGCTCACGATTTTCGCGATGGGCTGCAATCTCGGCCCGACCCAGGCGGCTCGCCATCTTGATTCCGATGTCACCGCGCACATGCTGTCGTTCGTCAACCGTCGGCATATGAGCCTGGACAGGCTTGAAACCGCACAACGCGAGCTGATCGAACTGTACCTGCGGCTGGACCTGCCAAAACACTGGGGCGATGGCAAGACGGTCGCGGCCGACGGCACGCAGTACGACTTCTACGACAACAACCTGCTCGCCGGCTATCACTTCCGCTACCGGAAAATGGGCGCGGTCGCGTACCGGCACGTTGCCGACAATTACATCGCGGTATTCCAGCACTTCATTCCGCCGGGCGTCTGGGAAGCGATCTATGTGATCGAGGGCCTGCTGAAAACGGGCCTGTCAGTCAAGGCGGACACCGTCCATGCGGACACGCAGGGCCAGTCGGCCGCCGTGTTCGCGTTCACGTACCTGCTTGGCATCAACCTGATGCCGCGGATTCGCAACTGGAAAGATCTCGTGCTGTACCGGCCGGACGGCAAGACCAAATACAAGCACATCGACAAGCTGTTCACGGCGACCATCGACTGGACGCTGATCGAGCAGCACTGGCAGGAGCTGATGCAGGTCGCGCTGTCGATTCAGGCAGGCACGATTTCGTCACCGCTGCTGCTGCGCCGGCTGGGTTCCGAAAGCCGCAAGAATCGCCTGTACCTGGCCGCCCGCGAGCTCGGCAACGTCGTTCGCACCGTGTTCCTGCTCGAGTGGATCGGCAGCCTCGAATTGCGGCAGGAGGTCACCGCGAACACGAACAAGATCGAGTCGTACAATGGCTTCTCGAAGTGGCTGTCGTTCGGCGGGGACGTGATCGCCGAGAACGAGCCCGAGGAGCAGCAAAAGCGCCTACGCTACAACGACCTGGTCGCATCGGCCGTGATCTTGCAGAACACGGTGGACATGATGCAGGCGCTTCGCGAGATGGTGGCAAACGGCGAGAAAGTGCGCGCCGAAGACATCGAGTTTCTGAGCCCCTATCCGACCCACAACATCCGCCGCTTCGGCCACTACAAACTGCATCTCGATCGCCGGCCGGAAGCCTGGATCAGGGACCCGCTGTTTGGTCTGGCTGCCCGCACCTACGCATCCCGTTCATGA
- the tnpC gene encoding Tn3 family transposase post-transcriptional regulator TnpC, producing the protein MTARPATTTTCFGDVDTAALERLESSYDTTRLLAAVDIVDRIRVQLHDPEGLRDDLLEIHSMAHSVLNGALSVPSRREGPLPERVLDALDLIDQFVMELTQVRAILEPLETLHPDDGFGEG; encoded by the coding sequence ATGACTGCACGCCCAGCCACCACTACGACCTGTTTCGGCGATGTCGACACCGCCGCACTCGAGCGGCTCGAATCGAGTTACGACACAACGCGCCTGCTGGCCGCCGTCGATATCGTCGATCGCATTCGCGTTCAACTTCATGATCCCGAGGGGCTACGCGACGATCTCCTGGAGATCCACAGCATGGCGCATTCGGTGCTGAATGGAGCACTATCAGTGCCGTCGCGACGCGAAGGCCCCTTGCCCGAGCGGGTGCTGGACGCGCTCGATCTGATTGACCAATTTGTCATGGAACTCACCCAGGTGAGAGCGATCCTCGAGCCTCTCGAAACGCTACATCCGGACGACGGTTTTGGCGAGGGTTGA
- a CDS encoding DUF1003 domain-containing protein, translating to MQNPAELAEKFLGVPYETLDERAKNVARLVAERRHVARDAAKELDASMTRGQRAADAVAAFGGSWIFITCFIVIMIVWVGLNSVILAKYSETFDPYPYILLNLFLSMLAAIQAPIILMAQNRQSYKDRMSAEHDYEINLKAELEIMLLHEKVDILRDKQWTELLNIQKEQMEALKNLLVSSRTSSDKVSGSPAA from the coding sequence ATGCAAAACCCCGCCGAGCTTGCCGAGAAATTTCTCGGCGTACCCTATGAAACGTTGGACGAGCGCGCCAAGAATGTTGCGCGACTGGTCGCGGAGCGCAGACACGTAGCAAGAGATGCGGCGAAAGAACTGGATGCCTCGATGACGCGAGGCCAGCGCGCAGCCGATGCCGTGGCGGCCTTCGGCGGATCGTGGATATTCATCACGTGTTTTATCGTGATCATGATTGTCTGGGTTGGCTTGAATTCGGTGATTCTAGCCAAGTACAGCGAGACTTTTGATCCATACCCCTACATTCTGCTCAACCTGTTTCTCTCGATGCTTGCGGCCATCCAAGCGCCCATCATCCTGATGGCGCAGAACCGGCAGTCGTATAAGGACCGGATGTCCGCCGAGCACGACTACGAAATCAATCTGAAGGCCGAACTCGAGATTATGTTGCTGCATGAAAAGGTGGATATCCTGCGTGACAAGCAATGGACCGAATTGCTGAACATCCAGAAGGAGCAGATGGAAGCGCTGAAGAACCTGCTCGTGTCCAGCAGGACGTCGAGCGACAAAGTGTCGGGGTCGCCCGCTGCGTAA
- a CDS encoding type II toxin-antitoxin system HicB family antitoxin produces MEYPLYVHRDGDTGFRASFPDFPRADARGNSLDELKRNAQEMVELMYDRSEQLIPAPTCSTSELHALDVDDGEGIWMFIDINLTRVTSKAVGVQLSLLESVLQRVDAAPRYTSTPHFGGSMKYYPSTLPDRRDQATREKERDDLARADIERAEKRSRDYAGINSNVSKWRYSDSDRRVK; encoded by the coding sequence ATGGAATATCCACTTTACGTCCACCGCGATGGCGACACCGGTTTTCGCGCCAGTTTTCCCGATTTTCCCCGCGCCGATGCGCGCGGCAATTCGTTGGACGAACTGAAGCGCAACGCGCAAGAGATGGTCGAGTTGATGTACGACCGCAGCGAGCAACTCATACCCGCCCCCACCTGCAGTACATCGGAATTGCATGCGCTCGACGTGGACGACGGGGAAGGGATCTGGATGTTTATCGACATCAACCTGACGCGGGTTACCTCGAAGGCCGTGGGCGTTCAATTGAGCCTGCTTGAGAGTGTGCTGCAGCGAGTCGATGCGGCCCCTCGCTACACGAGCACACCTCACTTCGGAGGATCTATGAAATACTATCCAAGCACATTACCTGATCGACGCGATCAGGCGACCCGAGAAAAGGAGCGCGACGATCTGGCCCGAGCCGATATCGAACGGGCCGAAAAGCGTTCTCGCGACTATGCCGGCATCAATTCCAATGTGAGCAAGTGGCGCTATTCCGATTCCGACCGTCGGGTGAAGTAG
- the istB gene encoding IS21-like element helper ATPase IstB, with protein MSFAEIDRALRELRLSGISATLETRVLQAQTSQQPFLETFSMILQDELDRRQSRLLERRYQQSGLDERKTLADFDWSFNPKVPRGACFELHTLKFIADSDNALLIGKTGTGKSHIAKAVAYNATLQGIKVRYVESDTVFAGYAVETRADQDRLLKALVEPELLVLDDLFLAKRIPDAAAELLQTLVHQRYKLRRSILVTSNRIVQDWGRYLRDNTMASTILDRLLHRSRLLEFEGKSYRLREAATRLAVTEESDA; from the coding sequence ATGAGCTTTGCAGAAATCGACCGCGCCCTGCGCGAACTGCGCCTGTCCGGCATCAGCGCCACGCTGGAAACCCGGGTGCTGCAAGCCCAGACCAGCCAGCAGCCCTTCCTTGAAACCTTCTCCATGATTCTGCAGGACGAACTTGATCGCCGGCAGTCCCGGCTACTCGAAAGACGTTACCAGCAATCCGGCCTGGACGAGCGCAAAACCCTGGCCGACTTCGACTGGTCCTTCAATCCAAAAGTACCTCGTGGGGCCTGCTTCGAGCTACACACCCTGAAGTTCATCGCCGACAGCGACAACGCACTGCTGATCGGCAAAACCGGCACCGGCAAAAGCCACATCGCCAAGGCCGTCGCCTACAACGCCACCCTGCAGGGAATAAAGGTGCGCTACGTCGAATCCGATACCGTGTTTGCCGGCTATGCCGTGGAAACGCGTGCCGATCAGGACCGCCTGCTCAAGGCTCTCGTCGAACCCGAACTCCTCGTGCTTGACGATCTGTTCCTCGCCAAACGCATTCCCGATGCCGCAGCCGAACTGCTGCAGACCTTGGTCCATCAACGCTACAAGCTGCGACGCAGTATCCTCGTCACGTCCAACCGCATCGTCCAGGACTGGGGGCGCTACCTTCGCGACAACACCATGGCCTCGACGATCCTTGACCGTCTACTGCATCGCTCCAGACTCCTCGAGTTTGAAGGCAAGAGCTATCGCCTCCGGGAAGCTGCCACCAGGCTTGCCGTCACTGAGGAATCCGACGCATAA
- a CDS encoding slipin family protein, whose protein sequence is MNPLTLFLSTAFLLAGLAVGTLVNPYLALPFFIVAVLIALSVKVANVWEKFVILRVGKLQSVKGAGFFMIIPILDNVVAVIDERIQTTAFNAQEALTRDTVPVNVDAIIFWHVHDAQKAALAITDYRQAIDRVAQTSLREMIGSSMLATLLSDRKAADAHLADEIGRKTADWGITVRSVETRDVAIPVALQDSMSRQAQAEREKQARVILGSAEAEVAAKFVEASRVYENHPAALQLRAMNIIYETTKERGATILIPSSMVDSLNPVLALAIAGHDVTESTSPLTLKTAA, encoded by the coding sequence ATGAACCCCCTCACACTATTTCTTTCCACTGCCTTTTTGTTGGCGGGGCTGGCCGTCGGCACCTTGGTCAATCCGTATCTCGCGTTACCCTTCTTCATCGTCGCCGTCCTTATCGCACTCTCCGTGAAAGTGGCCAATGTCTGGGAGAAGTTCGTAATCCTGCGCGTCGGGAAACTGCAGAGCGTCAAGGGAGCTGGTTTTTTTATGATTATCCCGATACTGGACAACGTTGTCGCGGTGATCGACGAGCGTATTCAAACGACTGCGTTCAACGCACAGGAGGCGCTTACCAGGGATACAGTGCCGGTCAACGTCGACGCCATCATTTTCTGGCACGTACACGACGCTCAGAAAGCGGCACTCGCCATCACTGATTACCGGCAGGCCATCGATCGCGTCGCGCAAACCTCGCTGCGGGAGATGATTGGTTCATCGATGCTGGCCACGCTGCTCTCTGATCGAAAAGCTGCCGATGCACACCTCGCAGACGAGATCGGCAGGAAAACCGCAGATTGGGGTATCACGGTACGGTCCGTGGAAACCCGGGACGTGGCGATCCCCGTCGCGCTGCAGGATTCGATGTCACGGCAGGCGCAAGCCGAACGCGAGAAGCAGGCGCGCGTGATACTCGGTTCCGCGGAGGCCGAGGTGGCGGCGAAATTCGTCGAAGCCTCGCGGGTCTACGAAAATCATCCGGCCGCACTTCAATTGCGGGCAATGAACATCATCTATGAAACGACAAAGGAGCGCGGGGCCACGATCCTGATTCCGAGTTCGATGGTGGACAGCTTGAACCCGGTTCTGGCGTTGGCAATTGCCGGGCATGACGTGACGGAGTCGACATCGCCGCTGACGCTCAAGACAGCGGCATAG
- a CDS encoding type II toxin-antitoxin system HicB family antitoxin, producing MEYPIFITRQEGSRYHGWLPDFPGAHVEGNSYSELAKAANDRVNALYDQCARLIPSPTTDMAALQASCIDDGEGIWRFIDIARPTSCSVLVLLCLPKQLVEKIDSVAKSRHMSREALVAECTEGIGVPALESSCRELVLA from the coding sequence ATGGAATACCCCATTTTTATCACCCGACAGGAAGGCTCACGCTATCACGGGTGGTTGCCGGATTTTCCCGGCGCGCACGTGGAGGGCAACTCGTACAGCGAGTTGGCAAAGGCCGCAAACGACCGGGTCAATGCACTGTATGACCAATGCGCGCGCCTCATCCCTTCCCCTACAACGGACATGGCGGCATTGCAGGCGTCGTGCATCGACGACGGCGAGGGAATCTGGAGGTTCATCGATATTGCCCGGCCGACGTCGTGTTCGGTGCTGGTCTTGCTATGCCTCCCTAAGCAGCTCGTGGAAAAAATCGACTCAGTGGCGAAATCGCGCCATATGAGCCGCGAAGCGTTGGTGGCCGAGTGTACGGAAGGAATTGGCGTACCAGCGTTGGAGTCCTCGTGCCGCGAACTTGTCTTGGCGTAG
- a CDS encoding Crp/Fnr family transcriptional regulator, translated as MSGQPSRSKNHLLAALPAEDLARISPRLVLVDMPLGKVLYESGGALSHVYFPTTSIVSLLYVMEDGSSAEIAIVGNDGLIGIALFMGGETTPSRAIVQSAGHAYRLDARILKDEFRRGGSMQRLLLRNTQALITQMAQTAVCNRHHSIDQQLCRWLLLSLDRLPSSELKMTQELIANMLGVRRSGVTEAALKLQDAGLIRYNYGHIEVLDRSGLEKRVCECYGVVRREFDRLLPDLKRL; from the coding sequence ATGTCGGGTCAGCCATCTCGGAGCAAAAATCATCTGCTCGCAGCATTGCCTGCAGAAGATCTGGCGCGTATTTCTCCGCGGCTTGTGTTGGTCGACATGCCGTTGGGAAAGGTGCTGTACGAGTCGGGTGGTGCGCTCAGCCACGTCTATTTTCCGACGACATCCATCGTGTCGCTGTTGTACGTGATGGAAGACGGTTCGTCAGCCGAAATTGCCATCGTCGGCAACGACGGGTTGATCGGCATCGCGCTTTTCATGGGGGGCGAAACAACGCCGAGCCGTGCGATCGTCCAAAGCGCAGGACACGCTTACCGACTCGATGCACGCATCCTGAAAGACGAGTTCCGTCGAGGCGGTTCGATGCAGCGGCTGTTGCTACGAAACACTCAGGCGCTCATCACTCAGATGGCGCAGACGGCCGTATGCAATCGGCATCACTCGATCGACCAGCAGCTCTGTCGATGGCTCCTACTCAGCCTTGATCGCCTGCCGTCGAGCGAACTGAAAATGACGCAGGAGCTGATCGCCAACATGCTCGGTGTCCGACGTTCAGGCGTGACGGAAGCTGCGCTGAAACTTCAGGATGCCGGGTTGATCCGGTACAACTATGGGCACATCGAGGTATTGGATCGCTCCGGGCTTGAGAAGCGCGTGTGCGAATGCTACGGCGTGGTTAGGCGAGAATTCGACCGCCTGCTCCCTGATTTGAAACGCCTTTAG